Proteins encoded within one genomic window of Gammaproteobacteria bacterium:
- a CDS encoding PKD domain-containing protein, with the protein MSRSIRSTSHAGAGLLAALLLLPLGQQAQAECRAPASCISCHAGIPNSPPQDVLESMGLESCAVGDFTRGLNMTMPRFIHRTAKLHDGRVLLTGGQAANAPASVITNSVDAFNPADNSVTPVAPMTIRRWSHTATTLADGRVLVTGGRTASTSATGVVLATAEIYDPATNAWTETAGAMSVGRRSHAATLLPDGRVLISGGGNGVSTTSSMPLASVEVFDPATGLFTVIGNMTQARSAHSAILLDDGTVLITGGSTGMGTLYPTTTAEIYNPADNSFTAVGPMNYSHLAQLPGKLRDGRVVQGASYYNDTHTSAGGVITAESEIYTPDTRSFTVIPRMFKPRIDIGALGLLDGTLLVAGGVTTSKTYPSIFQPTSEVYDPAAGAWKLSGIMSTGRDEFSGLLLDDGRAVISGGFVSPGAVLLRTVEVYTPGLAPQVKGMNNVLADTPNSALRFGKASRKILQAWLTLIGYAVGNGQPDATALQWAGLLSGWFDQALHNQVRDTDTRTRFQSVNRVFGNTVEDKLHPNLVPTVAPTASPTSGVEPLPVAFAANAVDPDGTISSILWNFGDGTTSTEASPNHSYSCDGSYTASVEVVDNRGAVTSATVAVSVTSAGGPVTYACDVQPVFNRTCTGCHGASARLSVTTCDNLRAGSYRGPVVTPGVKETSVLWQRINDAARPMPPIGGLLAQSERDAIGAWIDSLDPNDANFCD; encoded by the coding sequence ATGAGCCGGAGCATCCGTTCGACGAGCCATGCGGGGGCAGGCCTGCTTGCCGCGCTGTTGTTGTTGCCGCTGGGCCAGCAGGCCCAGGCGGAGTGCCGGGCGCCAGCGTCCTGCATCTCCTGCCACGCCGGCATCCCGAACTCGCCGCCGCAGGACGTGCTGGAGAGCATGGGCCTGGAGAGCTGCGCGGTCGGCGATTTCACCCGCGGTCTCAACATGACCATGCCGCGCTTCATTCATCGCACCGCCAAGCTGCATGACGGGCGGGTGTTGCTGACAGGCGGACAGGCGGCCAATGCGCCGGCCTCGGTCATCACCAATTCGGTCGATGCCTTCAACCCGGCGGACAACTCGGTGACACCGGTGGCGCCGATGACCATCCGGCGCTGGTCACATACTGCCACCACGCTGGCCGACGGCCGCGTGCTCGTGACCGGTGGCCGCACCGCCTCGACTTCCGCCACCGGTGTGGTGCTCGCCACCGCCGAGATCTACGACCCGGCCACCAACGCCTGGACGGAGACTGCCGGCGCGATGAGCGTCGGCCGCCGCAGCCACGCCGCGACTTTGCTGCCCGATGGCAGGGTGCTCATCAGCGGTGGCGGCAACGGTGTCAGCACCACCAGTTCCATGCCGCTGGCCTCGGTCGAGGTCTTCGATCCGGCGACCGGCCTGTTCACGGTCATCGGCAACATGACCCAGGCCCGTTCGGCGCACAGCGCGATCCTGCTCGATGACGGCACGGTGCTGATTACCGGCGGCTCCACCGGCATGGGTACGCTGTACCCGACCACGACCGCCGAGATCTACAACCCCGCCGACAACAGCTTCACCGCCGTCGGGCCGATGAACTACTCGCACCTGGCGCAGCTGCCCGGGAAACTGCGCGACGGGCGCGTGGTGCAGGGGGCGTCGTACTACAACGATACCCACACCTCGGCTGGTGGCGTGATCACCGCCGAGAGCGAGATCTACACGCCGGACACGCGCAGCTTCACGGTGATTCCGCGGATGTTCAAGCCGCGCATCGACATCGGTGCCCTCGGCCTGCTCGATGGCACGCTGCTGGTCGCCGGCGGTGTCACCACCAGCAAGACCTATCCCAGCATCTTCCAGCCGACCTCCGAGGTGTACGACCCGGCGGCGGGCGCCTGGAAACTCTCGGGCATCATGAGCACCGGCCGCGACGAGTTCAGCGGTCTGCTGCTGGATGACGGCCGCGCGGTCATCTCCGGCGGCTTCGTCTCGCCCGGTGCCGTGCTGCTGCGCACGGTGGAGGTGTACACGCCCGGCCTCGCGCCGCAGGTCAAGGGCATGAACAACGTGCTGGCGGACACGCCGAACTCCGCGCTGCGCTTTGGCAAGGCGAGCCGCAAGATCCTGCAGGCATGGCTGACGCTGATCGGCTACGCCGTGGGCAACGGGCAGCCCGATGCCACAGCATTGCAGTGGGCGGGCCTGCTCAGCGGCTGGTTCGACCAGGCGCTCCATAACCAGGTGCGCGACACCGACACCCGCACGCGCTTCCAGTCGGTCAACCGTGTCTTCGGCAACACGGTCGAGGACAAGCTGCACCCGAACCTGGTACCGACCGTGGCACCGACGGCCAGCCCCACCAGTGGCGTCGAGCCGCTGCCGGTGGCCTTCGCCGCCAATGCCGTGGACCCGGACGGCACGATCAGCAGCATCCTCTGGAATTTCGGCGATGGCACCACCAGCACCGAAGCCTCGCCGAACCACAGCTACTCCTGCGATGGCAGCTACACGGCCTCGGTCGAGGTCGTCGACAACCGCGGCGCGGTGACCTCGGCGACGGTGGCGGTATCCGTCACCTCGGCCGGTGGTCCGGTCACCTACGCCTGTGACGTGCAGCCGGTGTTCAACCGTACCTGTACCGGCTGCCACGGGGCCTCCGCCCGCCTCAGTGTCACCACCTGCGACAACCTGCGCGCCGGCAGCTATCGCGGGCCGGTGGTCACGCCTGGAGTCAAGGAGACCAGCGTGCTGTGGCAGCGGATCAACGATGCCGCAAGGCCGATGCCACCCATCGGCGGCCTGCTGGCCCAGTCCGAGCGCGATGCGATCGGGGCCTGGATCGATAGCCTGGACCCGAATGACGCCAATTTCTGTGACTGA
- a CDS encoding FeoB-associated Cys-rich membrane protein gives MSGLDTQDLIALGIVAVVVALALWRQVRLKRARRRNPCAGCENTQVTPTETAVRFYRRAPGSPDSDQHQP, from the coding sequence ATGAGCGGCCTCGATACACAGGACCTCATCGCCCTCGGCATCGTCGCCGTGGTGGTGGCGCTCGCCCTGTGGCGGCAGGTCCGGCTGAAGCGTGCCCGCCGGCGCAATCCCTGCGCGGGTTGCGAGAACACGCAAGTCACGCCCACCGAGACGGCTGTGCGCTTCTACCGGCGCGCGCCGGGCAGCCCCGACAGCGACCAGCACCAGCCCTGA
- the feoB gene encoding ferrous iron transport protein B: MSAPVANAAPASAPATHTAPIIAVIGNPNTGKSTLFNALTGLKQKTANYPGVTVERHTGSINLDGREICLVDLPGTYSLAAQSPDEVVAIDVLLGHVEDLARPRAILMVVDATNLRRNLFLVTQLAELGLPMVLALNMLDVALENGVQIDPQRLAARLDATVVPVVATSGKGLPELRSALAEAVRKPPRPRLVVLPEVHQAAVALSGRVAAAGHNLDAYEVERALIDAHGVAERRFEYATSPELMAELADLRMRLSAGSSLAAIEARARYALIDGVIGEVEVRAPPRVTLREHLDRMTNQPVVGSVLFVLVMATVFQAVFSWATPLMDLIEAGTTWASETVRAALPPGALSSLLVDGAIAGVGSVVVFLPQILILFAFIILLEDTGYMPRVAFLIDRLMRVCGLSGKSFIPMLSSFACAVPGIMATRVIPERRDRLATILAAPFMTCSARLPVYALLIGAFVPDQRYLGGLLNLQGLVLLALYLLGIFAGIGTAFLMKRTALRGPTPTFLIELPPYRLPNWRSVALRLLERARIFLVRAGTVIFFVAVMVWALAYFPRDAGTALQFAAERAAVMASTPEGAGREEALRELRNHEIAANMEGSYLGRIGKFVAPAFAPLGWDWKVSAAVVAGFPAREVVVAILGTIYAVGDDSQADDDALVERLRDATWPDGRAVYTLPMVLGLLVFYAFCLQCAATIAMIRRETNGWGWPAFAWVYMTGLAYLGAMLVYQLGS; this comes from the coding sequence ATGAGCGCCCCGGTTGCCAATGCGGCACCGGCATCGGCCCCCGCCACCCATACCGCGCCGATCATCGCCGTCATCGGCAACCCGAATACCGGCAAGAGCACCCTGTTCAATGCCCTGACCGGGCTGAAGCAGAAGACCGCGAACTACCCCGGCGTCACGGTCGAGAGGCACACCGGCTCGATCAACCTCGATGGCCGCGAGATCTGCCTGGTCGACCTGCCCGGGACCTACTCGCTCGCCGCCCAGTCACCCGACGAGGTCGTCGCCATCGACGTGCTGCTCGGCCACGTCGAAGACCTGGCGCGGCCGCGGGCCATCCTCATGGTGGTCGATGCCACCAACCTGCGGCGCAACCTGTTTCTCGTCACCCAGCTCGCCGAACTCGGCCTGCCGATGGTGCTGGCCCTGAACATGCTCGACGTCGCGCTCGAGAACGGCGTGCAGATCGATCCGCAGCGCCTCGCCGCGCGGCTCGATGCCACGGTGGTGCCGGTCGTGGCCACCAGCGGCAAGGGCCTGCCGGAGCTGCGCTCGGCGCTGGCCGAGGCGGTACGCAAGCCGCCGCGGCCGCGCCTGGTGGTGCTGCCCGAGGTACACCAGGCGGCAGTGGCGCTCTCCGGGCGGGTTGCCGCCGCCGGCCACAATCTCGACGCCTACGAGGTGGAGCGCGCCCTGATCGACGCCCACGGCGTCGCCGAACGGCGCTTCGAGTACGCCACCAGCCCCGAGCTGATGGCGGAGCTTGCAGACCTGCGCATGAGGCTGAGCGCCGGCAGCTCGCTGGCGGCGATCGAGGCCCGCGCACGCTACGCGCTGATCGACGGCGTCATTGGCGAGGTCGAGGTGCGGGCGCCGCCGAGGGTGACCCTGCGAGAGCACCTGGACCGCATGACCAACCAGCCGGTGGTGGGTTCCGTGCTGTTCGTGCTGGTGATGGCCACGGTGTTCCAGGCGGTGTTCTCCTGGGCCACGCCGCTCATGGACCTCATCGAGGCGGGCACCACCTGGGCCAGCGAGACGGTGCGCGCCGCGCTGCCGCCCGGCGCGCTCTCCAGCCTGCTGGTGGACGGTGCCATCGCCGGGGTGGGCAGCGTGGTGGTGTTCCTGCCGCAGATCCTCATCCTCTTCGCCTTCATCATCCTGCTGGAGGACACCGGCTACATGCCGCGGGTGGCCTTCCTCATCGACCGGCTGATGCGCGTCTGCGGACTGTCGGGCAAGTCATTCATCCCGATGCTGTCGAGCTTCGCCTGCGCAGTACCGGGGATCATGGCCACCCGGGTCATTCCCGAGCGACGCGACCGGCTGGCCACCATCCTCGCCGCGCCGTTCATGACCTGCTCGGCGCGGCTGCCGGTGTACGCACTGCTGATCGGCGCCTTCGTCCCCGACCAGCGCTACCTCGGCGGCCTGCTCAACCTGCAGGGCCTGGTGCTGCTCGCCCTGTACCTGCTCGGCATCTTCGCCGGCATCGGCACGGCATTTCTCATGAAGCGCACCGCGCTGCGCGGTCCCACGCCCACCTTCCTCATCGAGCTGCCACCCTACCGCTTGCCGAACTGGCGCTCGGTGGCGCTGCGACTGCTGGAACGGGCACGCATCTTCCTGGTGCGTGCCGGCACGGTGATCTTCTTCGTGGCGGTCATGGTCTGGGCGCTCGCCTACTTCCCGCGGGATGCCGGTACGGCGCTGCAGTTCGCGGCGGAGAGGGCCGCGGTGATGGCATCCACGCCGGAGGGCGCCGGGCGCGAAGAGGCGCTGCGCGAGCTGCGCAACCACGAGATTGCCGCCAACATGGAAGGCAGCTACCTCGGACGCATCGGCAAGTTCGTCGCGCCCGCCTTCGCGCCGCTCGGCTGGGACTGGAAGGTCTCGGCCGCGGTGGTCGCCGGCTTCCCGGCCCGCGAGGTGGTGGTGGCCATCCTCGGCACCATCTATGCGGTGGGTGACGACAGCCAGGCCGACGACGATGCACTGGTCGAGCGCCTGCGTGACGCCACCTGGCCCGATGGCCGCGCTGTCTATACCCTGCCGATGGTGCTGGGGCTGCTGGTGTTCTATGCCTTCTGCCTGCAGTGCGCGGCCACCATCGCCATGATCCGCCGCGAGACCAACGGCTGGGGCTGGCCGGCCTTCGCCTGGGTCTACATGACCGGACTCGCCTATCTCGGCGCCATGCTGGTTTACCAGCTGGGATCATGA
- a CDS encoding ferrous iron transport protein A — protein sequence MVLLYNAGMTLDELKPGQKATILRIEGDGPLAQRLMAMGLLEGSDISLTRRALGGDPVEVQVMGYALSLRREEARRIEVRLLT from the coding sequence GTGGTTCTCCTCTACAATGCCGGCATGACGCTCGATGAGCTGAAACCCGGCCAGAAGGCCACCATCCTCCGGATCGAGGGCGACGGCCCGCTGGCGCAACGCCTGATGGCGATGGGCCTGCTGGAGGGCTCCGACATCTCCCTGACCCGGCGCGCCCTGGGCGGCGATCCCGTCGAAGTCCAGGTAATGGGCTATGCCCTGTCCCTGCGACGCGAGGAGGCTCGCCGCATCGAAGTCCGGCTGCTGACATGA
- the tagH gene encoding type VI secretion system-associated FHA domain protein TagH, producing MALRLRITSQQKSQLGEAQLREFVACGGTIGRAADNDWVLPDDKRFISSRHALIDFQGGAYYLVDTSRNGVYVNGSDTAVGRGHPQRLFNGDRLRLGEYEVAVEVTPGDEQIADDGMRDSVVRAQLVPVDESVELKLVDESKLRAFDYNALERHLKPADDTPSAARKPAPAAAKPVAASTPPPATGNAAAVEVFCKAAGLKPGDLHGSNPEEVLETAGLLMRELLTGLADLLQNRSRMKDALRLPQTIIRPSQNNPLKFSPGVADALRYLLGEPGQSYLPPDRAVQAAFLDVKSHQQALFKAMIHAVRDFSERLDPEELRNRFDRGLKRSPLLAGTNKLKYWELYEESYATLTHQEEGAPMPAIVIEELTRAYEQELEALQQGATRPIGTRPARAS from the coding sequence ATGGCGTTGCGCCTTCGCATCACGAGTCAGCAGAAGTCCCAGCTGGGCGAGGCCCAGCTGCGCGAGTTCGTCGCCTGCGGCGGCACCATCGGCCGCGCCGCCGACAACGACTGGGTGCTGCCTGACGACAAGCGCTTCATTTCCAGCCGCCATGCGCTGATCGACTTCCAGGGCGGCGCCTACTACCTGGTGGATACCAGCCGCAACGGCGTCTACGTCAACGGCTCGGACACCGCGGTGGGCCGCGGTCACCCGCAGCGGCTGTTCAACGGCGACCGCCTGCGGCTCGGCGAGTACGAGGTTGCCGTCGAGGTGACGCCGGGTGACGAGCAGATCGCCGATGACGGCATGCGCGATTCGGTGGTGCGGGCCCAGCTGGTGCCGGTGGATGAATCGGTGGAGCTCAAGCTGGTCGACGAGAGCAAGCTGCGCGCCTTCGACTACAACGCGCTCGAGCGCCACCTCAAGCCGGCGGACGACACCCCGAGTGCCGCACGCAAGCCTGCGCCTGCCGCGGCGAAGCCGGTCGCTGCCAGCACGCCTCCCCCGGCGACCGGCAACGCCGCCGCCGTCGAGGTCTTCTGCAAGGCCGCGGGCCTGAAGCCCGGTGACCTGCACGGCTCGAACCCCGAGGAAGTGCTGGAGACCGCCGGCCTGCTGATGCGCGAGCTGCTCACCGGCCTGGCGGACCTGCTGCAGAACCGCTCGCGGATGAAGGACGCCCTGCGCCTGCCGCAGACCATCATCCGCCCCTCGCAGAACAACCCGCTGAAGTTCTCCCCCGGCGTGGCCGACGCGCTGCGCTACCTGCTCGGCGAGCCCGGCCAGTCCTACCTGCCGCCGGATCGCGCCGTGCAGGCCGCGTTCCTCGACGTGAAGAGCCACCAGCAGGCGCTGTTCAAGGCCATGATCCACGCGGTGCGCGACTTCAGCGAGCGGCTCGACCCGGAGGAACTGCGCAATCGCTTCGACCGCGGCCTGAAGCGCTCGCCCCTGCTCGCCGGCACCAACAAGCTCAAGTACTGGGAGCTCTACGAGGAGAGCTACGCCACCCTCACCCACCAGGAAGAGGGCGCGCCGATGCCGGCCATCGTCATCGAGGAACTGACCCGCGCCTACGAGCAGGAGCTCGAGGCCCTGCAGCAAGGGGCCACCCGCCCCATCGGCACCCGCCCGGCCAGGGCATCCTGA
- a CDS encoding DUF1820 family protein translates to MSARRLYKISFVNQGKVYEIYARSVAQGGLFGFIEVEKLVFGERSTVVLDPAEERIKAEFAGVRRTYIPMHAVLRIDEVEKEGVSKVTRAEGGNVAQFPMPVYTPGRSDGGD, encoded by the coding sequence ATGTCGGCCAGGCGACTTTACAAAATATCGTTCGTCAACCAGGGCAAGGTCTACGAGATCTATGCCCGGTCCGTGGCCCAGGGCGGCCTGTTCGGCTTCATCGAGGTCGAGAAGCTGGTGTTCGGCGAGCGCAGTACCGTGGTGCTCGACCCGGCCGAGGAGCGCATCAAGGCCGAGTTCGCCGGGGTGCGCCGCACCTACATCCCCATGCACGCCGTGCTGCGCATCGATGAGGTCGAGAAAGAGGGCGTCAGCAAGGTCACCCGCGCCGAGGGTGGCAACGTCGCCCAGTTTCCGATGCCGGTGTATACGCCCGGTCGCAGCGATGGCGGCGACTAG
- the purL gene encoding phosphoribosylformylglycinamidine synthase, which yields MLEIAGSAALSAFRRERLLAELRAAVPRITGIEARYVHYVDTARPLTEAESAVLAELLRYGPGHEAGTGDAPVLWVVPRLGTISPWSSKATDIARSCGLDAVRRCERGVAWSFQAGGPLAAAEVGALAPLVHDRMTESALLRPVQAADLFGTRTPRRLARVPLLAEGLAALEAANQSLGLALSADEISYLAGHFTAMGRDPTDAELMMFAQANSEHCRHKIFNARWLVDGVEQPQSLFAMIRSTHAANPAGVLSAYSDNAAVMAGSVAARLLADPESGEYRLQREPVHTLMKVETHNHPTAIAPFPGAATGAGGEIRDEGATGRGARPKAGLAGFSVSHLRLPGHPQPWEAGGLGRPRRIVSPLQVMIEGPIGAAAFNNEFGRPNIAGYFRSFELPVAGEPGRAWGYHKPIMIAGGLGNIREPDVHKAAVPPGALLVVLGGPAMLIGLGGGAASSMASGSSAEDLDFASVQRGNPEMQRRAQQVIEACWAAGAAPGGHNPILLIHDVGAGGLSNAMPELVDHSRRGARLELREVPNAEPGMSPAEIWCNEAQERYVLAIAPGDLDWFRATCERERCPFAVLGSADDSRLLTVTDRLLGEAPVDMPLEVLLGKPPRTTMKVTRKARPRATASFAQLDLAEACQRVLRFPAVADKSFLIHIGDRTVGGLVARDQLVGPWQVPVSDVAVTALGFDDVAGEAMAMGERTPLAVSDPPASGRMAVAEALTNILAAAVTRLDEVRLSANWMAASGVDGEDEALYDTVSAVTALCRELRIAIPVGKDSLSMRTAWKDHGAPKSVVAPVSLIVSAFAPVADVRATLTPQLARETGSLLYLLDLGAGRNRLGGSCLAQAFGIAGGEVPDLDDPPRLASLFACIGALRAQGLLQAYHDRADGGLFVTLCEMAFAGRAGLEIELPAGTGTHGALFAEEIGAVIQVRAADAARVEAAFASHGIGAWAQRIGRVTEGPRIVIRQAGAILLDFERQALHATWSELSYRMQALRDNPATAAEAYAALRDPGDPGLSPRLGFSMADNPAAAFIASGRRPRVAILREQGVNSQLEMAAAFLRAGFTPVDVHMSDLLAGRRRLDEFRGLVICGGFSFGDVLGAGGGWARSILFNARVREEFSAWFRREDAFTLGVCNGCQMLSGLREIIPGTDHWPRFVQNLSEQFEARLSLVEVLESRSVLLQGMAGSRLLIATSHGEGRAEFVAAGDLTACEAAGQVAIRYVDNHGRPATRYPANPNGSPGGIAGLTSADGRVTVFMPHPERVHLAMQHSWHPRDWGEEGPWMRLFRNARAWVG from the coding sequence ATGCTGGAGATAGCCGGCTCGGCGGCGCTGTCGGCCTTCCGGCGCGAACGGCTGCTGGCGGAACTGCGTGCGGCGGTGCCGCGCATCACCGGCATCGAGGCGCGCTACGTCCACTACGTCGATACCGCGCGGCCGCTCACGGAGGCGGAGTCGGCCGTGCTCGCCGAACTGCTGCGCTACGGGCCGGGCCATGAGGCCGGGACCGGCGACGCACCCGTGCTCTGGGTGGTGCCGCGGCTGGGCACCATATCGCCCTGGTCCAGCAAGGCCACCGACATTGCCCGCAGCTGTGGCCTCGACGCGGTGCGCCGCTGCGAGCGCGGCGTGGCCTGGTCCTTCCAGGCCGGGGGCCCGCTGGCCGCGGCCGAGGTGGGCGCGCTGGCGCCGCTGGTGCACGATCGCATGACCGAGTCGGCGCTGTTGCGGCCGGTGCAGGCGGCGGACCTGTTCGGCACCCGCACGCCCCGCCGCCTGGCGCGCGTGCCGTTGCTGGCCGAAGGGCTGGCGGCGCTCGAGGCCGCCAACCAGTCGCTGGGGCTGGCGCTGTCGGCCGACGAGATCAGCTACCTCGCCGGGCACTTCACGGCGATGGGACGCGATCCCACCGACGCCGAGCTGATGATGTTCGCCCAGGCGAACTCCGAGCACTGCCGGCACAAGATCTTCAACGCCCGATGGCTCGTGGATGGTGTCGAACAGCCGCAGAGCCTGTTCGCCATGATCCGCAGCACCCATGCCGCCAACCCGGCCGGCGTGCTCAGCGCCTACAGCGACAACGCCGCGGTCATGGCCGGCAGTGTCGCCGCGCGGCTGCTCGCCGACCCGGAGAGCGGCGAGTACCGCCTGCAGCGTGAGCCGGTGCACACGCTGATGAAGGTGGAGACGCACAACCACCCGACCGCCATCGCGCCGTTCCCCGGCGCAGCCACCGGCGCGGGCGGCGAGATCCGTGACGAGGGGGCCACCGGCCGCGGCGCGCGCCCGAAGGCGGGGCTCGCCGGCTTCAGCGTCTCGCACCTGCGGCTGCCCGGTCATCCCCAGCCCTGGGAGGCGGGCGGCCTCGGGCGGCCGCGACGCATCGTCTCGCCGCTGCAGGTGATGATCGAGGGGCCGATCGGCGCAGCGGCCTTCAACAACGAGTTCGGCCGGCCGAATATTGCCGGCTATTTCCGCAGTTTCGAACTGCCGGTGGCGGGCGAACCGGGACGCGCCTGGGGCTACCACAAGCCCATCATGATCGCCGGTGGCCTCGGCAACATCCGCGAGCCCGACGTGCACAAGGCCGCGGTGCCGCCCGGGGCGCTGCTGGTGGTGCTCGGCGGGCCGGCGATGCTCATCGGCCTGGGTGGCGGTGCCGCCTCGTCCATGGCGAGCGGCAGCAGCGCCGAGGACCTCGATTTCGCCTCCGTGCAACGCGGAAACCCCGAAATGCAGCGCCGGGCGCAGCAGGTCATCGAGGCCTGCTGGGCCGCGGGCGCCGCCCCCGGCGGCCACAATCCCATCCTGCTCATCCACGACGTGGGCGCGGGCGGCCTGTCCAACGCCATGCCGGAGCTGGTCGACCACAGCCGGCGCGGCGCGCGGCTGGAACTGCGCGAAGTCCCGAACGCGGAGCCGGGCATGTCGCCGGCGGAGATCTGGTGCAACGAGGCGCAGGAGCGCTACGTGCTCGCCATCGCCCCGGGCGACCTCGACTGGTTCCGCGCCACCTGCGAGCGCGAGCGCTGCCCGTTCGCGGTGCTCGGCAGCGCCGACGACAGCCGCCTGCTGACGGTCACCGACCGGCTGCTGGGCGAGGCGCCGGTGGACATGCCGCTGGAGGTGCTGCTCGGCAAGCCGCCGCGCACCACCATGAAGGTGACGCGCAAGGCGCGGCCGCGCGCGACCGCCAGCTTCGCGCAGCTGGACCTGGCCGAGGCCTGCCAGCGGGTGCTGCGCTTCCCGGCCGTGGCCGACAAGTCCTTCCTGATCCACATCGGCGATCGCACGGTCGGCGGCCTGGTGGCCCGCGACCAGCTGGTCGGGCCCTGGCAGGTGCCGGTGAGCGATGTCGCGGTGACGGCGCTCGGCTTCGACGATGTCGCCGGCGAGGCCATGGCCATGGGCGAACGCACGCCGCTGGCGGTGAGCGATCCGCCGGCTTCGGGGCGCATGGCGGTTGCCGAGGCGCTCACCAACATCCTGGCCGCGGCGGTCACCCGCCTCGACGAGGTGCGGCTATCGGCAAACTGGATGGCGGCGAGCGGTGTCGACGGCGAGGACGAGGCGCTATACGACACCGTGAGCGCGGTCACCGCGCTGTGCCGCGAGCTGCGCATCGCCATCCCGGTGGGCAAGGACTCGCTGTCCATGCGCACTGCCTGGAAGGACCACGGCGCGCCGAAGTCGGTGGTCGCTCCGGTGTCGCTGATCGTCTCCGCCTTCGCGCCGGTGGCCGACGTGCGCGCCACGCTGACGCCGCAGCTCGCCCGGGAGACCGGCTCGCTGCTGTACCTGCTCGACCTGGGCGCCGGCCGCAACCGTCTCGGTGGTTCCTGTCTGGCGCAGGCCTTCGGCATCGCCGGCGGCGAGGTGCCAGACCTCGACGACCCGCCGCGGCTGGCCAGCCTGTTCGCCTGCATCGGCGCCCTGCGCGCGCAGGGCCTGCTGCAGGCCTACCATGACCGTGCCGACGGCGGCCTCTTTGTCACGCTGTGCGAGATGGCCTTCGCCGGCCGTGCCGGCCTGGAGATCGAGCTGCCGGCAGGTACCGGCACGCACGGTGCGCTGTTCGCCGAGGAGATCGGCGCGGTGATTCAGGTGCGTGCCGCCGACGCGGCCCGCGTCGAGGCCGCCTTCGCCAGCCATGGCATCGGCGCCTGGGCGCAGCGCATCGGCCGCGTCACCGAGGGGCCGCGCATCGTCATCCGCCAGGCCGGAGCGATCCTGCTCGATTTCGAGCGCCAGGCGCTGCACGCCACCTGGTCCGAACTCAGCTACCGCATGCAGGCCCTGCGCGACAATCCGGCCACCGCGGCCGAGGCCTATGCGGCCCTGCGCGATCCCGGCGATCCCGGGCTGTCGCCGCGGCTGGGCTTCAGCATGGCCGACAACCCCGCGGCGGCCTTCATCGCCAGCGGCAGGCGCCCGCGGGTGGCGATACTGCGTGAGCAGGGCGTCAACAGCCAGCTGGAGATGGCGGCCGCCTTCCTGCGCGCCGGCTTCACGCCGGTGGACGTGCACATGTCGGACCTGCTCGCCGGCCGCCGGCGCCTCGACGAGTTCCGTGGCCTGGTGATCTGCGGCGGCTTTTCTTTCGGCGACGTGCTCGGCGCCGGCGGTGGCTGGGCGCGTTCCATCCTGTTCAACGCAAGGGTGCGCGAGGAATTCTCGGCCTGGTTCCGGCGTGAGGATGCCTTCACCCTCGGTGTCTGCAATGGCTGCCAGATGCTCAGCGGGCTGCGCGAGATCATCCCCGGCACGGACCACTGGCCGCGCTTCGTGCAGAACCTCTCCGAGCAGTTCGAGGCACGTCTCAGCCTGGTCGAGGTGCTGGAGAGCCGCTCGGTGCTGCTGCAGGGCATGGCGGGCAGCCGCCTGCTGATCGCCACCTCGCATGGCGAGGGACGTGCGGAATTCGTCGCGGCCGGAGACCTGACGGCCTGCGAGGCGGCAGGCCAGGTGGCCATCCGCTATGTCGACAACCATGGCCGCCCCGCGACGCGCTATCCGGCGAATCCCAACGGCTCGCCGGGCGGCATCGCCGGGCTGACCTCGGCGGATGGCCGCGTCACCGTCTTCATGCCGCACCCCGAGCGCGTGCACCTGGCCATGCAGCACTCCTGGCATCCGCGGGACTGGGGCGAGGAAGGGCCCTGGATGCGGCTGTTCCGCAACGCGCGGGCCTGGGTCGGCTAG